CGAGATCCAGCGCGGCATGAATCAATCGAATCGCTTCCGCTTCATTGACCGGACTGCCGAACGTCATCGTTCCTAAACAGATCGGCGAGACAAGTAATCCGCTGGAACCTAACGATCGGAGATTCATAACAGTGATCCCTTTCGACGGCAAAATCGGACAACGACGAAAAACCGCGATGCGTCCTCGGGCGGAGACATTCTCGGCATTGCGCAAGCCGGCGGCAACATAGCAAAAGCTCGCGGCATACGGCATTACGCACGAGATCGGGATCCCTGCCGAATCGAGATTCAAATCCTTTCCCCGCTGGATATACTGGAACGGTTCGCCTCCCTACGCTTCCGCTCGGGTTTCTCGCCTTTTCCGGTCCCGTAATCTTGCCGCTATGAAGACTCTTCGTTTTTGCGCTGCGCCGGCGTTCGCATTTTTTCTCGGCGCGGCCTTCGCGTCCGCTGTTGGGTTCGCCGCCGAGCCCGTCTCGTTCAATCGCGATATTCGGCCGATCCTCGCCGAGACGTGCTTTCATTGTCATGGCCCGGACCCGGGCTCGCGCAAGGCCGACTTGCGGTTCGATCGGGAAGAATCGTTCTTCGGCAAGAAGACGCCGCTGGTCGTTCCCCGGCGTCCCGAGGCGAGTCCTCTTTATCAGCGCATCATCTCGACCGATGCCGATCAGCAGATGCCCCCTCCCGATGCGCACAAGCAACTCAAGCCGGAACAAAAGGAATTGATTCGCCGCTGGATCGCCGAAGGAGCTACGTGGCAATCGCATTGGTCGTTCCTAGCACCGGCGCGGCCGCAACCGGCAACCGTGAAGAACGGGGCTTGGACTCGCAACCCGATCGATCGCTTCGTGGCGGCGAAACTCGATGCGGTCGGTCTGGAGCCTGCCGCAGAAGCGGAGCGCGCCGTATTGTGCCGACGCGTGTTCCTCGACCTCACCGGCTTGCCTCCCACTCCCGAAGAAGCGCAAGCGTTTCTCAACGACAAGTCTCCCGAGGCTTACGAAAAGCTCGTCGACAAACTGCTGGCCTCGCCGCGCTACGGCGAACATCGGGCCCGCTACTGGCTCGACGCGGCCCGTTATGCCGACACGCACGGCATGCATTTCGACAACTATCGCGAGATGTGGCCGTATCGCGACTGGGTGGTCAACGCGTTCAACGGCAATCAACCGTTCGACCGCTTTACGATCGAGCAGATCGCCGGCGACTTGCTTCCCAACCCGACCGTCGAGCAGCGCGTCGCCACCGGCTTTCATCGTTGCAATATGACGACGAACGAAGGGGGAACGATCGCCGACGAGAACCTTGCCGGCTACGCTCGCGATCGTGTCGAAACGACCGCTTGGGTCTGGCTCGGGCTCACGGCCAATTGCGCCGTCTGCCACGATCATAAATTCGACCCGATCACGCAGCGCGACTTCTACGCGATGAGCGCGTTCTTCCGCAACACGACGCAAGGTTCGCACGACGGCAACATCAAAGACACGAAGCCGGTATTGTTCTTACCTCAAGGGCCGGATGCGGCGCGCTATCAAAAGCTCGCCGGCGAAGTCGTCGCGGCGAGAGAAACGTTGGAAAAGCGGCGCACACCGGCGGGCAAAGCCGCCGAGGTGTGGCAGAAGACAGTGCAGCCGGCCGAAGTCGATTTGGCCGAGACAGCTCTCACCGTTCACGCACCGCTGCGCGAAGGAGAAGGGAGCGCAACGACGGTGCGCTTGGCCGAGGGCCGTGCCACGCTCGTCGAATCGCCGGAGAAGCTCCAATGGCAAGCCGATGGTCGGCTCGGCCCGGCGTTGCAGTTCGCTGCCGAGACGTCGCTCGACCTGGGGGACCTCGGCAACTTCGAGCGCGACCAAGCGTTCTCCGTAGCGCTCTGGGTCCGCGCGGCCGAAAAGCTCAACGACGGGGCGCTGGTCGTGCGCTCGATCGCCGGCGGCAAAGGAGACGCTTGGAAGCTCGCGCTCCAGCAAGGGAAGCTCGGCTTCACGTTGCAAACGGTCGACGGCAAGAACGTGATGCGCGTCGTCACGCGCAATGCGATCGCCCCGCCGGGTAAATGGGTCCACGTCACGGCGACCTACGACGGCTCCGGCACCGACGCCGGGATGCAACTCTACGTCGGCGGCGCACTCCAAGAG
This window of the Planctomycetia bacterium genome carries:
- a CDS encoding DUF1553 domain-containing protein — translated: MKTLRFCAAPAFAFFLGAAFASAVGFAAEPVSFNRDIRPILAETCFHCHGPDPGSRKADLRFDREESFFGKKTPLVVPRRPEASPLYQRIISTDADQQMPPPDAHKQLKPEQKELIRRWIAEGATWQSHWSFLAPARPQPATVKNGAWTRNPIDRFVAAKLDAVGLEPAAEAERAVLCRRVFLDLTGLPPTPEEAQAFLNDKSPEAYEKLVDKLLASPRYGEHRARYWLDAARYADTHGMHFDNYREMWPYRDWVVNAFNGNQPFDRFTIEQIAGDLLPNPTVEQRVATGFHRCNMTTNEGGTIADENLAGYARDRVETTAWVWLGLTANCAVCHDHKFDPITQRDFYAMSAFFRNTTQGSHDGNIKDTKPVLFLPQGPDAARYQKLAGEVVAARETLEKRRTPAGKAAEVWQKTVQPAEVDLAETALTVHAPLREGEGSATTVRLAEGRATLVESPEKLQWQADGRLGPALQFAAETSLDLGDLGNFERDQAFSVALWVRAAEKLNDGALVVRSIAGGKGDAWKLALQQGKLGFTLQTVDGKNVMRVVTRNAIAPPGKWVHVTATYDGSGTDAGMQLYVGGALQETPPRGVKLESTSKAPGTLFIGQVSTKKIERLVGGAVQDVRIYGRRLTLSDARTLAQLPETQTAAAITAAKRNADQKAKLATFYLENLDAPYVAVADQVQRLDDERKAIEARAVVTHVQEEKPNSPAMANLLMRGQYDKLGEKVTPAVFSALNPLPADTPKNRLGLARWLVDPQNPLTSRVTVNRFWQEVFGTGLVKTSEDFGIMGDAPSHPELLDWLAVEFRESGWNVKHLFRLMVTSATYRQSAAATPAKLAVDRENRLFSHGPRFRMDAEMIRDYALAAGDTLTARMGGPSTRPYQPDGLWDIVGLPGGNTRDYKQDTGENLYRRSLYTFWKRMAPPPNMETFNAPVREISCLRRERTNTPLQALVTLNDPQFVEASRNVAQLVLKQGKGDAKQTLDLAARRILCRPLQAQEAKIVETELAELLSYYHGHKSDAEALIKVGESKPAADLDPAQLAAWTNLCNLLLNMDEALNK